A section of the Streptomyces sp. Je 1-369 genome encodes:
- a CDS encoding cell division protein SepF → MAGAMRKMAVYLGLVEDDGYDGPGFDPDDEFEPEPEPERDRRRHEPSHQSHQSHQSQRDESVRVVQPPAPREPAPHSASPAAESGRPARIAPVASITPERQSLEKNAPVIMPKVVSEREPYRITTLHPRTYNEARTIGEHFREGTPVIMNLTEMDDTDAKRLVDFAAGLVFGLHGSIERVTQKVFLLSPANVDVTAEDKARIAEGGFFNQS, encoded by the coding sequence ATGGCCGGCGCGATGCGCAAGATGGCGGTCTACCTCGGCCTCGTGGAGGACGATGGGTACGACGGTCCGGGGTTCGACCCCGATGACGAGTTCGAACCCGAGCCGGAGCCCGAGCGTGACCGCAGGAGGCACGAACCGTCGCATCAGTCGCACCAGTCCCACCAGTCGCAAAGGGACGAATCGGTACGAGTGGTGCAGCCGCCCGCCCCGCGCGAGCCGGCGCCCCATTCCGCTTCGCCAGCCGCGGAATCCGGACGTCCGGCACGAATCGCCCCCGTGGCATCCATCACACCTGAACGCCAGAGCCTGGAGAAGAACGCACCGGTGATCATGCCCAAGGTCGTGTCCGAGCGGGAGCCCTACCGCATCACCACATTGCACCCCCGGACCTACAACGAGGCCCGTACCATCGGGGAACACTTCCGTGAAGGCACTCCGGTGATCATGAATCTGACGGAGATGGACGACACGGACGCGAAGCGACTTGTCGACTTTGCCGCCGGTCTGGTCTTCGGCCTGCATGGCAGCATTGAGCGAGTGACGCAGAAGGTGTTCCTGTTGTCGCCTGCTAACGTCGATGTAACGGCGGAGGACAAGGCTCGCATCGCAGAGGGCGGGTTCTTCAACCAGAGCTGA
- a CDS encoding YggS family pyridoxal phosphate-dependent enzyme, giving the protein MTERKSQLAANLAQVEERIAAACAAAMRKREEVTLIVVTKTYPASDVRILSELGVRHVAENRDQDAAPKAAECADLPLTWHFVGQLQTNKVRSVVGYADVVQSVDRPKLVTALSAAAVRAERELGCLIQVALDAEENGRGERGGVGPGGIEELSGLVAGAPGLRLDGLMTVAPLTGPYAGRQQAAFERLMEFSTLMRAAHPAANMVSAGMSADLEQAVAAGATHVRVGTAVLGVRPGLG; this is encoded by the coding sequence ATGACGGAGCGAAAGTCCCAACTCGCAGCGAATCTCGCGCAGGTCGAGGAGCGCATCGCCGCGGCGTGCGCCGCGGCGATGCGCAAGCGGGAAGAAGTGACCCTGATCGTGGTCACGAAGACCTATCCCGCGAGCGATGTGCGGATTCTCTCCGAACTCGGTGTGCGGCACGTCGCGGAGAACCGTGACCAGGACGCGGCGCCGAAGGCGGCGGAGTGCGCGGACCTCCCTCTCACCTGGCACTTCGTGGGTCAGTTGCAGACCAATAAGGTCCGTTCCGTGGTCGGTTATGCCGATGTGGTGCAGTCCGTCGATCGTCCCAAGCTCGTCACAGCTCTGTCGGCGGCCGCGGTGCGCGCGGAGCGCGAGCTCGGCTGTCTGATCCAGGTCGCGCTCGACGCGGAGGAGAACGGGCGGGGCGAGCGCGGGGGCGTGGGCCCGGGCGGAATCGAAGAGTTGTCCGGCCTCGTGGCCGGGGCGCCGGGGCTGCGGCTCGACGGTCTGATGACCGTGGCGCCGCTCACCGGACCGTACGCGGGCCGGCAACAGGCGGCGTTCGAGCGGTTGATGGAATTCTCAACCCTCATGCGCGCGGCTCATCCTGCTGCGAACATGGTGTCGGCAGGGATGAGTGCGGACCTCGAACAGGCTGTTGCGGCCGGGGCGACACATGTGCGCGTCGGAACGGCGGTACTCGGAGTCCGACCCGGGCTCGGGTAA
- the pgeF gene encoding peptidoglycan editing factor PgeF, giving the protein MSGAHFAFTDRWGGVSAVPYEELNLGGAVGDDPEAVRTNRALAAKSLDLDPVRVVWMNQVHGRDVAVVEGPWGPDADIPAVDAVVTARRGLALAVLTADCTPVLLADPVAGVAAAAHAGRPGMLAGVVPATVEAMVELGAEPGRIVARTGPAVCGRCYEVPEAMRADAAAVEPAAHAETSWGTPAVDVTAGVHAQLERLGVCDREQSPVCTLESGDHFSYRRDRTTGRLAGYVWLD; this is encoded by the coding sequence GTGAGCGGCGCGCACTTCGCCTTCACCGACAGGTGGGGCGGGGTGAGCGCCGTTCCGTACGAAGAGCTCAACCTGGGCGGCGCGGTCGGGGACGACCCCGAGGCCGTGCGCACCAACCGCGCGCTCGCCGCCAAGTCCCTCGACCTCGATCCGGTCCGCGTCGTCTGGATGAACCAGGTGCACGGCCGTGATGTCGCGGTGGTCGAGGGTCCCTGGGGACCCGACGCCGACATCCCGGCCGTCGACGCGGTGGTGACCGCCCGCAGGGGCCTCGCCCTCGCGGTCCTCACCGCCGACTGCACGCCCGTCCTGCTCGCCGACCCCGTCGCCGGTGTCGCGGCCGCGGCGCACGCGGGCCGTCCCGGCATGCTGGCGGGCGTCGTTCCCGCCACCGTCGAGGCCATGGTGGAACTCGGCGCGGAGCCCGGCCGCATCGTCGCCCGCACCGGCCCCGCGGTCTGCGGGCGCTGTTACGAAGTGCCGGAGGCGATGCGCGCCGACGCCGCCGCGGTCGAACCCGCGGCGCACGCCGAGACGAGCTGGGGCACGCCCGCGGTCGACGTGACCGCCGGGGTGCACGCGCAGCTCGAGCGGCTCGGGGTGTGCGACCGGGAGCAGTCGCCGGTGTGCACCCTGGAATCCGGTGACCATTTCTCGTACCGCCGCGACCGGACCACCGGTCGTCTCGCGGGCTATGTCTGGCTGGACTGA